A region from the Alnus glutinosa chromosome 5, dhAlnGlut1.1, whole genome shotgun sequence genome encodes:
- the LOC133868865 gene encoding uncharacterized protein LOC133868865, producing MFMSWILFILFFFPFCTAIDTLTPNQSIRDWPDGQSLMSKEQNFELGFFRPGNSSYRYLGIRFVKVKEQTLVWVANRDDPINGSSGSVLSINQRGNLVLYDSYNHSLWSTNVSVPRTTSTEAQLLDSGNLVLVDREDNKRVFWQSFDYPTDTSLPGMKLGLNRRTRLDRFLISWKSQDDPGTGDFLYKLNPTGSPQFFLYNDSTPYRRSWPWPWPCSLARTRTLDYKSNFVYNQDEISYTYFLDDPSIITRLVLQTSGFLQLLQWDDGDLQWKELWSAPRYRCEKYGLCGPYSTCSPDNFNKFECTCLPGYEPKNQKDWYLRNGSEGCVRKQMGLPMCGNGEGFVNVGPLKVPDTSDAVWVGMSMSSAECKQACLKNCACTAYVSLDINGTGTSCLVYYGRLMDSSVNTDEGWDLNVRVDATDLVKYKTKSKGFLGNKRKLAIAVFSVALLFFVVSLLACMWLMKKRKTKVKRKSNNQSLSFTGTKSSFEGNQLAENNGHPDILVFDLCCIVAATDNFSPTNKLGEGGFGSVFKGQLSDGQQVAVKRLSRSSGQGIEEFKNEVMLIAKLQHRNLVKILGCCIEGEEKMLIYEYMHNKSLDFFIFDHTRSSSLNWSKRFEIIMGIARGILYLHQDSRLRIIHRDLKTSNVLLDAEMNPKISDFGIARIFNGDQIQDKTTRIVGTYGYMPPEYAVFGKFSTKTDVFSFGVILLEIVSGKRNNGSYHKHPSLTLIGHVWELWREDGVLDIVDSSISGSYVSHEVLRCIQVGLLCVQEDVMDRPTMSAVLLMLSSEATALPSPKQPAFIFRRDSSDLDSVEGGGLNSANEVTITDVEPLFEENQNVMESMKVRGWIGGRTNEPLRLLSQICFAIINLNYSLDVPMFKSLILVVLFFFPFCSSIDTLTLNQSIKDGQSLVSKEKKFELGFFSPGNSSYRYLGIWFFNVPEQNKVWVANRNDPINDSSGVLSISQNGNLVLYHSYNRSLWSTNVSVPATTSTVAQLLDSGNLELVEGDNRRVLWQSSNDPTDTLLPNIKFGSNKKTGLDTVLRSWKSQDDPGTGDCLYQLNPTGSPQFYLYKGSALHRRSWPWPWLLSVHKTSVDSLEYNVNFVYNQDETSYSYFFDDPSIITRLFLNNSGSIQLLIWNDDVLQWREIWSAPRYRCEKYGLCGPNGMCMDYECACLTGYGPKNQRDWYLRNGSEGCVRNQLGLSMCGNGEGFVKVVGLKVPDTSNADWVGMSMSSAECEKACLNNCNCTAYVSVDLNGTGTGCLAYYGDLMDSSVDDDDGGELNVRVDAIELAKYKTKSKGFLAKNRKVVIAVLSVAALLFLVSLLACLWLMKRRKTKGRRQFTLFNDVTTSSPTFQDTAKLDETGRKPDVQFFDVSTIIAATDNFSPAKRLGQGGFGPVYKGQLANGKDIAVKTLSRSSKQGIEEFKNEVKLIAKLQHRNLVRLFGCCIHKKEKMLIYEYMPNKSLDFFIFDEIRRKLLDWRKRFEIISGIARGVLYLHQDSRLKIIHRDLKASNVLLDAAMNPKISDFGLARMFGDDQNEANTSKVVGTYGYMSPEYAMEGIYSIKSDVFSYGVLTLEIISGKRNNYHHIGSPSLNLIGHVWDIWMEGKALEIVDSLLGQEYPPQEVLRCIQIGLLCVQEQATDRPTMLEILFMLGNEATVPSPNKPAFINRPINSGQDSSGSKGAPASLYEMTITMPEGR from the exons ATGTTCATGTCTTGGATTCTgttcattcttttcttcttcccatTTTGCACTGCCATTGACACCTTAACACCTAACCAATCCATCCGGGACTGGCCGGACGGCCAATCTTTGATGTCCAAAGAACAGAATTTCGAATTAGGCTTCTTCAGACCCGGCAACTCTAGCTATCGGTATCTGGGTATTCGGTTTGTCAAAGTGAAAGAACAAACTCTGGTGTGGGTAGCGAACAGGGATGATCCTATCAATGGTTCCTCCGGATCAGTTCTCTCAATCAACCAGCGCGGAAACCTTGTCCTCTATGATAGTTATAACCATTCTCTGTGGTCTACAAATGTTTCTGTTCCACGGACAACCTCCACTGAAGCTCAGCTTCTAGACTCAGGAAACCTGGTATTGGTCGACCGGGAAGATAACAAGAGGGTTTTTTGGCAAAGCTTTGACTATCCCACAGATACTTCGCTTCCAGGCATGAAGCTTGGGTTGAATCGGAGAACCAGGCTGGACCGGTTCTTAATATCTTGGAAGTCACAAGATGACCCCGGAACAGGGGATTTCCTCTATAAGCTAAATCCCACAGGCTCTCCACAGTTCTTCTTGTATAATGATTCGACGCCGTATCGGCGGAGTTGGCCATGGCCATGGCCGTGCTCGTTAGCAAGAACAAGAACGTTGGATTATAAGAGCAATTTTGTTTACAATCAAGACGAGATATCTTACACCTACTTTCTTGATGACCCCTCGATCATTACGAGATTAGTCCTGCAAACCTCTGGTTTCCTCCAGCTACTTCAGTGGGATGATGGTGATCTTCAATGGAAGGAACTCTGGTCAGCACCAAGATACCGGTGTGAGAAGTATGGACTATGTGGTCCATACAGTACATGTAGTCCTGACAATTTTAACAAGTTTGAGTGTACGTGTTTGCCAGGATATGAACCCAAGAATCAAAAGGATTGGTATCTCAGAAATGGTTCTGAGGGGTGTGTGAGGAAGCAGATGGGGCTTCCGATGTGCGGGAATGGAGAAGGGTTTGTGAACGTGGGGCCTTTGAAGGTTCCTGATACATCCGATGCGGTTTGGGTGGGCATGAGTATGAGCAGCGCAGAGTGCAAGCAGGCGTGCCTGAAGAATTGCGCTTGCACAGCTTATGTCAGCCTGGATATTAATGGGACGGGGACTTCTTGTTTGGTATATTATGGTAGATTGATGGACAGTTCGGTGAATACAGATGAAGGGTGGGATCTAAATGTTCGAGTGGATGCGACTGacttag TGAAGTATAAAACGAAGTCCAAAGGTTTTCTTGGCAACAAGCGTAAGCTGGCTATTGCAGTATTTTCTGTTGCTTTGCTATTCTTTGTGGTATCTTTACTAGCCTGTATGTGGTtaatgaagaagaggaaaacaaaag TGAAGAGAAAATCGAACAATCAATCATTAAGTTTTACTGGTACCAAAAGCTCTTTCGAGGGAAATCAGCTGGCGGAAAACAATGGACATCCGGATATACTTGTTTTCGATCTATGCTGTATAGTTGCTGCCACTGACAATTTCTCCCCGACCAACAAACTTGGGGAAGGTGGTTTTGGCTCTGTTTTTAAG GGTCAATTATCTGACGGACAACAAGTAGCTGTAAAAAGGTTGTCCAGGAGTTCAGGACAAGGaatagaagaattcaaaaaTGAAGTCATGTTGATTGCGAAACTTCAACACAGGAATCTTGTCAAGATTTTAGGCTGTTGCATTGAGGGGGAAGAAAAGATGTTGATTTATGAGTACATGCACAACAAAAGCTTGGACTTCTTTATCTTTG ATCATACAAGAAGTTCATCCCTGAATTGGAGTAAACGCTTTGAAATCATCATGGGGATTGCACGTGGGATTTTGTATCTTCATCAGGACTCGAGATTAAGAATAATTCATAGAGATCTTAAAACAAGCAATGTTCTCTTAGATGCTGAGATGAACCccaaaatttcagattttggaaTCGCCCGTATATTTAATGGGGACCAAATTCAAGATAAGACAACCAGAATTGTCGGAACATA TGGTTATATGCCCCCGGAGTATGCAGTATTTGGGAAGTTTTCAACAAAAACGGATGTCTTTAGCTTTGGTGTCATATTATTGGAGATCGTAAGTGGAAAGAGAAACAACGGCTCGTATCATAAACATCCTTCCCTAACATTGATAGGGCAT GTCTGGGAACTATGGAGAGAAGATGGAGTTCTGGACATAGTTGATTCATCAATAAGCGGGTCATATGTTTCCCATGAAGTCTTGAGATGCATTCAAGTTGGGCTTCTATGTGTGCAAGAAGATGTAATGGATAGACCAACCATGTCGGCAGTTCTTCTCATGCTGAGTAGTGAAGCAACTGCTCTTCCTTCTCCTAAACAGCCTGCTTTCATTTTCAGAAGAGATTCCAGTGATTTGGATTCAGTCGAAGGTGGAGGACTTAATTCTGCAAATGAGGTGACAATAACTGATGTTGAACCTC TCTTCGAAGAGAATCAAAACGTCATGGAATCAATGAAAGTGAGAGGTTGGATAGGTGGAAGGACTAATGAGCCTTTACGT CTTCTTTCACAAATTTGTTTCGCAATTATCAATTTAAACTATTCTTTGGACGTTCCAATGTTCAAGTCTTTGATTCTAGtcgttcttttcttcttcccatTTTGCTCGTCCATTGACACCTTAACACTAAACCAATCCATCAAGGACGGCCAATCTTTGGTGTCCAAAGAGAAGAAATTCGAGTTAGGCTTCTTCAGCCCCGGCAACTCTAGCTATCGGTATCTGGGTATTTGGTTTTTCAATGTGCCAGAACAAAATAAGGTGTGGGTTGCCAACAGGAATGATCCAATCAATGATTCCTCCGGAGTTCTCTCAATCAGCCAGAACGGAAACCTTGTCCTCTACCACAGTTATAACCGTTCTCTATGGTCTACAAATGTTTCTGTCCCAGCGACAACCTCCACAGTAGCTCAGCTTCTAGATTCAGGAAACCTGGAATTGGTCGAGGGAGACAACAGGAGGGTGTTATGGCAAAGCTCTAACGATCCTACAGATACTTTGCTTCCAAACATTAAGTTTGGGTCGAATAAGAAAACAGGGCTGGACACGGTCTTAAGATCTTGGAAGTCACAAGATGACCCCGGAACAGGGGATTGCCTCTATCAGCTAAATCCTACCGGCTCCCCACAGTTCTACTTGTATAAGGGCTCGGCCCTGCATCGGCGGAGTTGGCCATGGCCATGGTTGTTATCAGTACACAAAACATCGGTTGATTCACTTGAATACAATGTCAATTTTGTTTACAATCAAGACGAGACGTCTTACTCCTACTTTTTCGATGACCCCTCGATCATTACGAGATTATTCCTTAACAACTCTGGATCGATCCAGCTACTTATCTGGAATGATGATGTTCTTCAATGGAGGGAAATCTGGTCAGCACCTAGATACCGGTGTGAGAAGTATGGACTATGCGGTCCAAATGGTATGTGTATGGACTATGAGTGTGCGTGTTTGACAGGATATGGACCCAAGAATCAAAGGGATTGGTATCTTAGAAATGGTTCTGAGGGGTGTGTGAGGAACCAGTTGGGGTTGTCTATGTGCGGGAATGGAGAAGGGTTTGTGAAGGTGGTAGGTTTGAAGGTTCCTGATACATCGAATGCTGATTGGGTGGGCATGAGTATGAGCAGTGCAGAGTGCGAGAAGGCGTGCTTGAACAATTGCAATTGCACAGCTTATGTCAGCGTGGATCTTAATGGGACGGGGACTGGTTGCTTGGCATATTATGGTGACTTGATGGACAGTTCagtggatgatgatgatgggggGGAGCTAAATGTTCGTGTGGATGCGATTGAGTTAG CCAAGTATAAAACGAAGTCCAAAGGTTTTCTTGCCAAGAATCGGAAGGTGGTTATTGCAGTATTATCTGTTGCTGCGCTCTTGTTTCTGGTATCTTTGCTAGCCTGTCTCTGGTTAATGAAGAGGAGGAAAACAAAAG GGAGAAGACAGTTCACACTGTTTAATGATGTTACTACTAGTTCACCAACCTTTCAAGATACTGCAAAGCTTGATGAAACTGGTAGAAAACCAGATGTACAATTTTTTGATGTGAGCACCATCATTGCTGCCACAGACAATTTCTCCCCGGCTAAAAGGCTTGGACAAGGTGGTTTTGGCCCGGTCTATAAG GGTCAACTAGCCAATGGAAAAGATATAGCGGTGAAAACACTTTCAAGAAGTTCAAAACAGGGAATAGAAGAATTTAAGAACGAAGTTAAGCTAATTGCAAAACTTCAGCATAGGAATCTTGTGAGGCTTTTTGGTTGTTGCATTCACAAAAAAGAGAAGATGTTGATCTATGAATACATGCCAAACAAAAGCCTAGACTTTTTCATCTTCG ACGAAATAAGAAGGAAATTGCTAGATTGGAGGAAGCGATTTGAAATTATTTCTGGAATTGCTCGAGGAGTCTTATATCTTCACCAAGATTCAAGGCTAAAAATCATCCACAGAGATCTAAAAGCGAGTAACGTACTACTGGATGCAGcaatgaatccaaaaatttctgattttgggTTGGCTAGAATGTTTGGTGATGATCAAAATGAAGCAAATACAAGCAAAGTTGTTGGCACATA TGGATACATGTCTCCAGAGTATGCAATGGAAGGGATATATTCTATAAAATCAGATGTCTTTAGCTATGGTGTCTTGACGCTAGAGATAATTAGTGGCAAGAGAAACAATTATCATCACATTGGAAGTCCTAGCCTAAATTTGATTGGACAT GTATGGGACATATGGATGGAAGGAAAAGCCTTGGAAATAGTCGATTCATTATTGGGTCAGGAATATCCTCCTCAAGAAGTTTTGAGATGTATTCAAATTGGGCTCTTATGCGTGCAAGAACAAGCCACAGATCGGCCAACCATGCTTGAAATTCTCTTCATGCTTGGAAATGAAGCAACTGTTCCATCTCCTAACAAGCCAGCATTTATCAACAGACCCATAAATTCTGGTCAGGATTCCTCAGGTTCTAAAGGAGCACCTGCTTCTCTATATGAGATGACCATCACCATGCCTGAAGGTCGTTGA
- the LOC133868335 gene encoding G-type lectin S-receptor-like serine/threonine-protein kinase RKS1 has product MDAEKMFSSLILLILFFPFCTSTDTLKPNQSIKNGQSLMSKEKNFALGFFNPGNSSHWYLGIWYVKVTVQTVVWVANRNNPINGSSGVLSINQFGNLVLRDGYNRLLWTTNVSVQGTSTSTVAQLQDSGNLVLVRDNDKNVLWQSFDNHTDTLLPVKDMKVGMNRRTGMNWFLTSWKSEDDPGDGDYIYKLNPADSRQFFLYKGSTSTPLWRTGPWPWVIATEKTASDYEANFVSNQEEVSYSYFLDDPSVITRLVVHNSGLLQQLFWDDSDRQWKELWSAPKYRCDKYGQCGANSICSPDNMNRFECTCLPGYEPKSPRDWSLRNGSEGCARKQLVLSMCGNGEGFVNVGRVKIPDSPNPSQLDTSMSDEECEKGCLRNCSCTAFLSLNIDRKGIGCWTWYGELVDIAAYTSEGFDLKVRVDASELAKNTKKSKASLGKKGERAIAISSAAVALVLLSLLAYMWLMKKRKAKGSLEANELGDGSRHPDLLLFDLRCMVEATDNFSPTNKLGQGGFGSVFKGQFSNGQQIAVKRLSKSSGQGTEEFKNEVMLIAKLQHRNLVKILGCCIEGEEKMLIYEYMSNKSLDFFVFDDRRSSSLNWSKRFEIIIGIASGILYLHQDSRLRIIHRDLKTSNVLLDAEMNPKISDFGVACIFKGDQIQDKTSRVVGTYGYMPPEYAVFGRFSTKSDVFSFGVIVLEIVASTKNSSSYREHPSQTLIGHVSNRKQQSSAFACFS; this is encoded by the exons ATGGATGCCGAGAAAATGTTCTCGTCATTGATTCTACTCATTCTCTTCTTCCCATTTTGCACTTCCACAGACACCTTAAAACCAAACCAATCCATCAAGAATGGCCAATCTTTGATGTCCAAAGAAAAGAACTTCGCCTTAGGCTTCTTCAACCCCGGCAACTCTAGCCATTGGTATCTGGGTATTTGGTATGTTAAAGTGACGGTACAAACTGTGGTGTGGGTTGCAAACAGGAACAATCCTATCAATGGGTCCTCTGGAGTTCTCTCAATCAACCAGTTTGGCAACCTTGTCCTCCGTGACGGCTATAACCGCCTTCTATGGACTACAAATGTTTCTGTCCAAGGGACAAGTACTTCCACTGTAGCTCAGCTTCAAGATTCAGGAAACCTTGTATTGGTTCGGGACAATGACAAGAACGTGTTATGGCAAAGCTTTGACAATCATACAGATACTCTGCTTCCAGTTAAAGACATGAAGGTTGGAATGAATCGGAGAACGGGGATGAACTGGTTCTTAACATCTTGGAAGTCAGAAGATGACCCTGGAGATGGGGACTACATCTATAAGCTAAATCCTGCTGACTCTCGACAGTTCTTCTTGTATAAGGGTTCGACTTCGACTCCGTTATGGCGGACTGGTCCATGGCCATGGGTCATAGCAACAGAAAAAACCGCGTCTGATTATGAAGCCAATTTTGTTAGCAATCAGGAGGAGGTATCTTACTCCTACTTTCTTGATGACCCTTCAGTCATTACAAGATTAGTGGTGCACAACTCTGGATTGCTCCAGCAACTTTTTTGGGATGACAGTGATCGTCAATGGAAGGAACTCTGGTCGGCACCTAAATACCGGTGTGACAAGTATGGACAGTGTGGTGCGAATAGTATATGCAGTCCTGACAATATGAATAGGTTCGAGTGTACGTGTTTGCCAGGGTATGAACCCAAGTCTCCGAGGGACTGGAGTCTCAGAAATGGTTCTGAGGGGTGTGCGAGGAAGCAGCTGGTGCTGTCGATGTGTGGGAATGGGGAAGGGTTTGTGAACGTGGGGCGTGTGAAGATTCCTGATTCACCAAACCCGTCTCAGCTGGACACGAGTATGAGTGATGAAGAGTGCGAGAAGGGGTGCTTGAGGAACTGTTCTTGCACAGCTTTTCTCAGCTTAAATATTGATAGGAAGGGGATTGGTTGCTGGACATGGTATGGTGAATTGGTGGACATTGCAGCGTATACAAGTGAAGGGTTTGATCTAAAAGTTCGTGTGGATGCGAGTGAATTAG CTAAGAACACAAAGAAGTCCAAAGCTTCTCTTGGCAAAAAGGGGGAGCGGGCTATTGCAATATCATCTGCTGCAGTGGCTTTGGTTCTATTATCCTTACTAGCCTACATGTGGCtaatgaagaagaggaaagcAAAAG GCTCTTTAGAGGCTAATGAACTCGGAGATGGCAGTAGACATCCTGATTTACTGCTTTTCGATCTAAGATGTATGGTGGAAGCCACTGACAATTTCTCTCCGACCAACAAACTTGGGCAAGGTGGTTTTGGCTCTGTTTTTAAG GGTCAATTTTCTAATGGACAACAGATAGCTGTAAAAAGGCTGTCCAAAAGTTCAGGACAAGGAACAGAAGAATTCAAAAATGAAGTCATGTTGATTGCAAAACTTCAACACAGGAACCTTGTCAAAATTTTAGGCTGTTGCATTGAGGGGGAAGAAAAGATGCTGATTTATGAGTACATGTCCAACAAAAGCTTGGACttctttgtttttg ATGATAGAAGAAGTTCATCCCTGAATTGGAGTAAACGTTTTGAAATCATCATTGGGATTGCTAGTGGGATTTTGTATCTTCATCAAGACTCAAGATTAAGAATCATTCATAGGGATCTTAAAACAAGCAATGTTCTACTAGATGCTGAGATGAACCCCAAAATTTCGGATTTCGGCGTAGCCTGTATATTCAAAGGGGATCAAATTCAAGACAAGACAAGCAGAGTGGTAGGAACATA TGGTTACATGCCTCCGGAGTATGCAGTATTTGgaagattttcaacaaaatcagATGTTTTTAGCTTTGGTGTCATAGTATTGGAGATAGTTGCTAGCACGAAGAATAGCAGTTCTTATCGGGAGCACCCTTCCCAAACTTTGATAGGGCATGTAAGTAACAGAAAACAACAATCTTCAGCATTTGCATGCTTTTCTTAG